One genomic region from Sciurus carolinensis chromosome 2, mSciCar1.2, whole genome shotgun sequence encodes:
- the Mrpl52 gene encoding 39S ribosomal protein L52, mitochondrial isoform X1 encodes MKGQLRRKTQREKFARRVVLLSQEMDAGIQAWQLRQQKLQEEKRKQKNALKPKGTSLQSLLPRQ; translated from the exons ATGAAAGGCCAACTTCGAAGAAAAACCCAAAGGGAAAAGTTTGCA AGACGAGTTGTACTGCTGTCACAGGAAATGGATGCTGGAATACAGGCATGGCAGCTCAGACAGCAGAAGttgcaggaagaaaaaaggaagcagaaaaatgCTCTTAAACCCAAAGGGACTTCACTACAGAGCCTACTTCCACGTCAATAA
- the Mrpl52 gene encoding 39S ribosomal protein L52, mitochondrial isoform X3 → MAALGSLLSGVRRLHCSVSARAGSQWRLQQGLAANPSGYGPLTELPDWSYADGRPAPPMKGQLRRKTQREKFARRVVLLSQEMDAGIQAWQLRQQKLQEEKRKQKNALKPKGTSLQSLLPRQ, encoded by the exons ATGGCTGCTTTAGGGAGTCTGCTCTCCG GTGTGCGGAGGCTGCACTGCAGCGTGTCGGCTCGGGCTGGCAGCCAGTGGAGACTCCA ACAGGGCCTGGCTGCCAACCCTTCCGGCTATGGGCCCCTCACGGAGCTCCCAGACTGGTCTTATGCGG ATGGCCGCCCTGCTCCCCCAATGAAAGGCCAACTTCGAAGAAAAACCCAAAGGGAAAAGTTTGCA AGACGAGTTGTACTGCTGTCACAGGAAATGGATGCTGGAATACAGGCATGGCAGCTCAGACAGCAGAAGttgcaggaagaaaaaaggaagcagaaaaatgCTCTTAAACCCAAAGGGACTTCACTACAGAGCCTACTTCCACGTCAATAA
- the Mrpl52 gene encoding 39S ribosomal protein L52, mitochondrial isoform X2, with protein sequence MAALGSLLSVGVRRLHCSVSARAGSQWRLQQGLAANPSGYGPLTELPDWSYADGRPAPPMKGQLRRKTQREKFARRVVLLSQEMDAGIQAWQLRQQKLQEEKRKQKNALKPKGTSLQSLLPRQ encoded by the exons ATGGCTGCTTTAGGGAGTCTGCTCTCCG TAGGTGTGCGGAGGCTGCACTGCAGCGTGTCGGCTCGGGCTGGCAGCCAGTGGAGACTCCA ACAGGGCCTGGCTGCCAACCCTTCCGGCTATGGGCCCCTCACGGAGCTCCCAGACTGGTCTTATGCGG ATGGCCGCCCTGCTCCCCCAATGAAAGGCCAACTTCGAAGAAAAACCCAAAGGGAAAAGTTTGCA AGACGAGTTGTACTGCTGTCACAGGAAATGGATGCTGGAATACAGGCATGGCAGCTCAGACAGCAGAAGttgcaggaagaaaaaaggaagcagaaaaatgCTCTTAAACCCAAAGGGACTTCACTACAGAGCCTACTTCCACGTCAATAA
- the Mrpl52 gene encoding 39S ribosomal protein L52, mitochondrial isoform X4: MAALGSLLSGVRRLHCSVSARAGSQWRLQQGLAANPSGYGPLTELPDWSYADGRPAPPMKGQLRRKTQREKFAVSETSCTAVTGNGCWNTGMAAQTAEVAGRKKEAEKCS; the protein is encoded by the exons ATGGCTGCTTTAGGGAGTCTGCTCTCCG GTGTGCGGAGGCTGCACTGCAGCGTGTCGGCTCGGGCTGGCAGCCAGTGGAGACTCCA ACAGGGCCTGGCTGCCAACCCTTCCGGCTATGGGCCCCTCACGGAGCTCCCAGACTGGTCTTATGCGG ATGGCCGCCCTGCTCCCCCAATGAAAGGCCAACTTCGAAGAAAAACCCAAAGGGAAAAGTTTG CTGTTTCAGAGACGAGTTGTACTGCTGTCACAGGAAATGGATGCTGGAATACAGGCATGGCAGCTCAGACAGCAGAAGttgcaggaagaaaaaaggaagcagaaaaatgCTCTTAA
- the Mrpl52 gene encoding 39S ribosomal protein L52, mitochondrial isoform X5, translated as MAALGSLLSVGVRRLHCSVSARAGSQWRLQQGLAANPSGYGPLTELPDWSYAETSCTAVTGNGCWNTGMAAQTAEVAGRKKEAEKCS; from the exons ATGGCTGCTTTAGGGAGTCTGCTCTCCG TAGGTGTGCGGAGGCTGCACTGCAGCGTGTCGGCTCGGGCTGGCAGCCAGTGGAGACTCCA ACAGGGCCTGGCTGCCAACCCTTCCGGCTATGGGCCCCTCACGGAGCTCCCAGACTGGTCTTATGCGG AGACGAGTTGTACTGCTGTCACAGGAAATGGATGCTGGAATACAGGCATGGCAGCTCAGACAGCAGAAGttgcaggaagaaaaaaggaagcagaaaaatgCTCTTAA